CTGCTCTGCGCGAGTCGATGACGACCATCGCGGGGGCCATTTGCACTGTCTGGGAGACAGAATTCGATACCCCGGCTGTCTATGCAGAGCATTGCCGGGTGAATGCCGCTGACCTTGCCCATTCGCTGATGGCCTACCTGCCTGATGGGCAGTTTGTCGGAATCGGGGTACTGTGCCGCCGGGGGAAGCGGGGCTTTGTGCTCGATTTTGGCGTGGCGCCGCGTTTTCGTCGCCAGGGATACGGGCACAGGCTGTTTGCCGCGCTGGTTGAACAGGCGTATCTGGCGGGATTGCAGGAGGTGTCGCTGCTGGTGAACGTCACCAACGAAGCGGCGATGCGGATTTACCGGCAGGCCGGCTTCCAGCATGTGCGCGAGGTGGCGACACTACGCGGGCATGTGGAGACTGGCGGAACCGACGAGGCGCAGGAACGGCTGGGCGATATTGAGGCGGCAGTGGTGAACTGGTTTGGCGGCGGTAAGTCTACGCGACCGACCTGGGAGCGCGATCTACCTTCCTTGCTGGTGATGGCGGATGCCCGCGCTTTTGAGAATCGGCAAGGGTTGCTGCTGGCCCGCCGTTCGGTTTACTTCCGGCAAACTGAGATCGTGCATCTCGGCTTGCGGCCGGATGCTGAGCCTGAGGATGTGCATGCACTGTTAAAGGCGGCCTGCGCTGCGTTCGACCCTCATCTGCCCCTGGCGCTGTTGGAAGAGCCGCTGCACAGCCGGACCTACGAGCGGTTGAGCGCGCTGGGTTTCCGGCCGGTAGAGCAAGCCTACGAAATGCGCCTGGATTTGACAAACCTGTAAGACCGGGAGGGCTGTTATTCAGGCGGCCAGACACGCTGCGGGGTCATGTTCACGTAGTCCGCGGCCACCAGGTGATAACGGGTGCCCTCCCGTTCGCCGATGACGGCTGTTGCCCATTCGCCGGGGAGATGCAGGTGACCGTAAACACAGGCATCAGGCTGAAAGTGGCGGATCACCTCTGTAAAGCCGCTAGCCTGACCGCTGGAAGTATATGGCGGGTAGTGCAACATCAGGATAATCGGCTCGCCATTCGTTCGTAGCTCCTGCGCCGTCTGCAATGCCTGACGCAGCCAGTGCAGCTCCCGGCGATAGCTTTTGAGCTTGTGTGGCTGATAGTAGGGATCATTGGGCGCGATGTGGCCCATCGTGCCGCAAACGATCACGCCGTCCAGAAGCACACAGGAACCCTGGACGGCCAGCATATCCGCTGGCAAGACTTGGCGGCGAACCTGTTCCAGCTTCTTCCACCAGAAGTCATGATTACCGCGCACAAGGACTTTACGTCCTGGCAGGGAAGCAAGCCACTGGACATCCGGGAGCACCTGTAGCGGCGAATGCGCCCAGCTCAGGTCGCCGGGGATCAGTACCACATCGCCCGGAGCGACGCATTCCTTCCAGGCGGTGCGGAGTCGCGCCACGTGATCCTTCCAGACAGGCCCATAGCGAGTCTGGTCACGCGGCCTGGCCAGACTTAGATGCAGGTCAGAGATGGCCCAGATGCAGGTTGGGGCGGGAACTTGGACAGCGATGGGACGTTCTCCAGGTCGTCAGATACTGCTGAAGATGTTCTGCAGGAATAGAGCCGCATCCAGGACATGTCTTTCAAAATCATCCAGGCTGCTGTACTGGCGTCCTACCAGGGCGAGGCTGTGTTTCTGGATGGCGTCAATGATCCGGGAGAGGTCGTATTCCGCCCAGATATCCAGCACACCATTGGTGTAATGAGCCAGACTGGCAACGGCCTGCCACAGCCGTTGCCAGTGCAGTTCATCAAAGATGCGTCTGGACTCCAGGCTGTCCAGGAATCCCCCTCGCCCTTCAGCCTCAAAGAAGAGGATATCGGCGGCTTCCTGTTGCTCCAGATCCACCGAGTTCATCAGGTCACCATGGCGTTAGCGCTGCAGCAGCCGTTTGGCGGCCTCCACCACAGCCTCAGTGGTCAGGCCGAAGTGCTGATAGATCACCTTCATGGGCGCCGAGGCCCCAAAACGCTCCACGCTGATAATGACACCTTCGTCGCCAACCCAGCGGTGCCAGCCCATCCCCACGCCTGCTTCGATGCTCACCCGTTTGCGGACATCCGGCGGCAGCACGGACTGGCGGTATTCCAGCGGCTGGCGGGCGAACAACTCCTGGCTGGGCATGCTGACCACGCGCACTGCAATCCCCTCCGCGGCCAGCTGTTGGCCCGCG
This is a stretch of genomic DNA from Anaerolineae bacterium. It encodes these proteins:
- a CDS encoding GNAT family N-acetyltransferase: MPCTATVFPEASQLMRGDYTDLIISTALRESMTTIAGAICTVWETEFDTPAVYAEHCRVNAADLAHSLMAYLPDGQFVGIGVLCRRGKRGFVLDFGVAPRFRRQGYGHRLFAALVEQAYLAGLQEVSLLVNVTNEAAMRIYRQAGFQHVREVATLRGHVETGGTDEAQERLGDIEAAVVNWFGGGKSTRPTWERDLPSLLVMADARAFENRQGLLLARRSVYFRQTEIVHLGLRPDAEPEDVHALLKAACAAFDPHLPLALLEEPLHSRTYERLSALGFRPVEQAYEMRLDLTNL